One Keratinibaculum paraultunense genomic window carries:
- a CDS encoding DUF969 domain-containing protein, with the protein MIKLLGIVIIVIGFILKLDTIAVVIAAGVVTGLVGGLNFGEILDILGEAFVTNRYMTVFFVTLPAIGLLERYGLKERAAELIGKLKAATAGKILSIYMVIRTIAAALSLRIGGHVEFIRPLIYPMAEGAARNKYGDIPEEAVEDIKGMSAAVENYGNFYGQNVFIAAGGVLLIVGTLNELGFQVTEKEVANASIPIAVIAVLLAIIQFRIYDKKIEKIMEGNK; encoded by the coding sequence ATGATAAAGCTTTTAGGAATTGTAATAATAGTTATAGGATTTATTTTAAAATTAGACACCATAGCTGTAGTTATTGCTGCAGGAGTGGTGACTGGATTAGTAGGAGGTTTAAATTTTGGAGAAATACTTGATATTCTAGGAGAGGCTTTTGTAACAAATAGATATATGACAGTATTTTTTGTTACTTTACCTGCTATTGGTTTATTAGAAAGATATGGGCTTAAAGAAAGAGCAGCTGAACTTATAGGAAAATTAAAAGCTGCTACTGCAGGGAAAATATTATCAATTTATATGGTTATTAGAACAATAGCAGCAGCACTTTCTTTAAGAATAGGAGGACATGTGGAGTTTATAAGACCTCTCATATATCCAATGGCAGAAGGAGCAGCTAGAAATAAATATGGAGATATTCCAGAAGAAGCAGTAGAAGATATAAAGGGAATGTCAGCTGCAGTTGAAAATTATGGAAATTTCTACGGGCAAAATGTGTTTATAGCTGCTGGTGGAGTACTTTTAATAGTAGGTACACTGAATGAGTTAGGATTTCAAGTTACAGAAAAAGAAGTGGCAAATGCCTCTATACCTATAGCTGTAATTGCAGTATTATTAGCAATTATTCAATTTAGGATATATGATAAAAAAATTGAGAAGATTATGGAGGGAAATAAATAA
- a CDS encoding sugar ABC transporter ATP-binding protein gives MEYVLKVENLSKNFNEIKALDNINFDLKKGEIHGIIGANGSGKSTFVNILFGSKHIMETGGYEGDIFIDNIKVDIKSTYDAMKQGIGMVHQELALFGEQDISSNIKINRENIIDKTKLLGEFALVDRNKNEKDAKKALLKVGVDINPRIKVKDIPTNLKQFVEIAREVDNDKLKVLILDEPTSSLNVEETKILLSNLKAIAETGVSIIFISHRLYEIVDVCHRVTIFRSGRVIKEYKKEDYDMDKMALDMIGKEVVQVSKERKNTTKENILSFNNVEVSYGYEHYKNISLDIKKGEILGITGLAGHGQEIFGYGLMGLYDMKGDVIYKREKLIPGDTNSIIKKGIYLLPDERKEWGLLLNKSVWENIVFEAYDRQNSFLKYPALGKLSPLNYKAIRKYSNDMVEKLNIKVRDIGQKVSDLSGGNQQKVCIGRAITIDPEVLFIGEPTRGIDLYSKEIILDMLLKLNEEKNTTIIIFSGEISELKRVCDRIVVMYRNRVFKIFDDDFKSEELSLALSGRSLE, from the coding sequence TTGGAATATGTATTAAAGGTTGAGAATCTTTCTAAAAATTTTAATGAGATTAAAGCCTTAGATAATATAAATTTTGATTTAAAGAAAGGAGAAATTCATGGGATAATTGGAGCCAATGGTTCTGGTAAATCTACTTTTGTAAACATACTATTTGGTAGTAAACATATTATGGAAACTGGTGGATATGAAGGAGATATATTTATTGACAATATAAAGGTAGATATAAAAAGTACATATGACGCTATGAAACAAGGTATAGGAATGGTACATCAGGAACTAGCCCTTTTTGGAGAACAAGACATAAGCAGTAATATTAAAATAAATAGAGAAAATATAATCGATAAAACAAAACTATTAGGAGAGTTTGCTTTAGTGGATAGGAATAAAAATGAAAAAGATGCAAAAAAAGCTCTATTAAAAGTAGGAGTAGATATTAATCCTAGAATTAAAGTAAAAGATATTCCTACTAATCTTAAGCAATTTGTAGAAATTGCTAGAGAAGTAGATAACGATAAATTAAAAGTACTTATACTAGATGAACCTACATCATCATTAAATGTAGAAGAAACTAAAATATTATTATCTAATTTAAAGGCTATAGCTGAAACTGGGGTTTCTATTATCTTTATATCTCATAGATTATATGAAATAGTTGACGTTTGCCATAGGGTAACTATATTTAGGAGTGGTAGAGTAATAAAAGAGTATAAAAAGGAAGATTATGATATGGATAAAATGGCTTTAGATATGATAGGTAAAGAAGTAGTACAAGTTTCAAAAGAAAGAAAAAATACTACTAAAGAGAATATACTATCGTTTAATAATGTAGAAGTATCCTATGGATATGAACATTATAAGAATATATCTTTAGATATTAAAAAAGGTGAAATTTTAGGCATCACAGGATTGGCAGGTCATGGGCAGGAGATTTTTGGCTATGGATTAATGGGACTATATGACATGAAAGGAGATGTAATATATAAAAGGGAAAAATTAATTCCAGGTGATACAAATTCAATAATTAAAAAAGGTATATATCTTTTACCTGACGAACGCAAAGAATGGGGATTACTCTTAAATAAAAGTGTTTGGGAAAATATAGTTTTTGAAGCATACGATAGGCAAAACAGCTTTCTCAAATATCCAGCTCTTGGTAAACTATCACCTTTAAACTATAAAGCAATAAGGAAATATTCAAATGATATGGTGGAGAAATTGAATATTAAAGTCAGAGATATAGGTCAAAAAGTAAGTGATTTAAGTGGAGGAAATCAACAGAAAGTATGCATAGGAAGGGCTATTACTATAGATCCAGAAGTCCTTTTTATAGGTGAACCTACTAGAGGCATAGATCTTTACTCTAAAGAAATTATTCTAGATATGTTGTTAAAGTTAAATGAAGAAAAAAATACTACAATTATTATTTTTTCAGGTGAAATTTCTGAATTAAAAAGAGTTTGTGATCGGATTGTTGTAATGTATAGGAATCGAGTTTTTAAAATATTTGATGATGATTTTAAATCTGAAGAATTGAGTTTAGCTTTATCTGGAAGGAGTTTAGAATAA
- a CDS encoding ABC transporter permease subunit yields MKRLKLEAPQLIVISYLIILAISLKFIGISYIDMINESLIKWVMNGVLVLSLVPMINVGAGRNFGLPIGISAGLLGMCIALEFRLKGWVGLGISILIGSIIAILFGYIYSIVLNRLKRNEEIVGTFVGFSFIPIMNFFWSLAPFKNRQMLYPVGGQGLRPKINLDNYFGGILDNFLKINIGKLVIPVGLILFFIILCFIVYLFQKTRMGIAMAAIPENEVLVKLSGIDINRYRTISIIFSNILAAIGVIVYSQSYGFIHLYDGPFMMAFPAVSAILIGGATKNKATVFHAILGTYLYQTTFLLSVPVANALLIPEMSEIIRMLVTNGIILYAFLYEEVRKRNEKV; encoded by the coding sequence ATGAAGAGATTAAAATTAGAGGCACCTCAACTAATTGTAATATCCTATTTGATTATTCTAGCAATAAGCCTTAAATTCATTGGAATTTCTTATATAGATATGATAAACGAATCTTTAATAAAATGGGTAATGAATGGGGTGTTAGTTTTATCCTTAGTACCTATGATAAATGTAGGTGCAGGAAGGAATTTTGGATTACCTATAGGAATATCAGCAGGACTATTAGGTATGTGTATTGCCTTGGAATTTAGATTGAAAGGTTGGGTAGGTTTAGGTATCTCAATATTAATTGGAAGTATTATAGCTATATTATTTGGTTACATATATTCAATTGTATTAAATAGGCTAAAAAGAAATGAAGAAATTGTGGGTACTTTTGTAGGATTTTCATTTATACCCATAATGAATTTTTTTTGGTCTTTAGCACCTTTTAAAAATAGACAGATGCTTTATCCAGTGGGTGGGCAAGGGTTAAGACCTAAAATTAATTTGGATAATTATTTTGGGGGAATTTTGGATAATTTTTTAAAGATAAATATAGGGAAATTGGTTATCCCTGTAGGTTTAATATTATTTTTTATAATCTTATGCTTCATAGTATATTTATTTCAAAAAACAAGAATGGGAATTGCCATGGCTGCAATTCCAGAGAACGAGGTACTTGTAAAGCTATCAGGAATCGATATAAATAGATATAGAACAATATCCATAATATTCTCTAATATTTTGGCTGCTATAGGTGTTATTGTGTATTCCCAGAGTTATGGATTTATCCACTTATATGATGGACCATTTATGATGGCTTTTCCAGCAGTTTCAGCTATATTAATTGGAGGAGCAACTAAGAATAAAGCAACTGTATTTCATGCCATACTAGGCACATATCTTTATCAAACTACATTTTTACTTTCAGTACCAGTAGCAAATGCATTGCTAATACCGGAGATGTCTGAGATTATAAGAATGTTAGTAACTAATGGAATTATACTATATGCTTTCTTATATGAAGAGGTGAGAAAAAGAAATGAAAAGGTATAA
- a CDS encoding acetamidase/formamidase family protein, translated as MTLDREGVVGNISRLKPFLGQIGTTPSKAIPDSHNAGDFGSLLVNASHEYAMSEKELKKHKTDGHMDVNKTREGSIVIAPVKVKGGGVYVGDAHAMQGDGEIAGHTADVSAIVVLKVKVLKNLNIDGPIIIPLEEDLPYLAKPITEEERKAAMELGQKWGIDKLEKTAPISFVGTGSNLNEAINNGLQRASQVLNLSVPEVMNRTTINGAIEIGRAPGTVTVTFLAPIEALGNAGLYEIIKEQYKLWD; from the coding sequence GTGACATTAGATAGAGAAGGTGTAGTAGGAAACATATCAAGATTAAAGCCATTTTTAGGGCAAATAGGCACAACACCTTCAAAAGCTATTCCTGATTCACATAATGCAGGGGATTTTGGTTCATTATTAGTAAATGCTTCTCATGAGTACGCAATGTCTGAAAAAGAATTAAAAAAACATAAAACAGATGGACATATGGATGTTAATAAGACTAGAGAAGGATCCATAGTAATTGCACCAGTAAAAGTTAAAGGAGGAGGCGTTTATGTAGGCGATGCTCATGCTATGCAAGGAGATGGAGAAATAGCAGGACACACAGCAGATGTATCTGCAATTGTTGTGCTAAAAGTTAAAGTACTAAAAAATTTAAATATAGATGGGCCTATAATCATTCCTTTAGAAGAAGATCTACCATATTTAGCAAAACCCATAACTGAAGAAGAAAGAAAAGCAGCAATGGAATTGGGTCAAAAATGGGGAATAGATAAATTAGAAAAAACAGCTCCTATAAGTTTTGTTGGAACAGGATCTAATTTAAATGAAGCTATAAACAATGGTCTTCAAAGAGCCTCCCAGGTATTAAATTTATCAGTTCCAGAAGTTATGAATAGAACCACTATAAATGGTGCCATTGAAATTGGTAGAGCCCCTGGGACAGTAACGGTAACGTTTTTGGCACCTATTGAAGCATTGGGAAATGCAGGATTATATGAGATAATCAAAGAACAATATAAATTATGGGATTAA
- a CDS encoding Crp/Fnr family transcriptional regulator gives MYDKYFETKRQEKMRKSFLEIGEKGAIRKYPKNSLIKIEGEDVICIVMSGNIKQSIYSIEGEEKTLYLLQSGEIFKEMDYFCGGESKFLTKALVDSTISILHKEVVEQILFENPNIYRDIIHSITRKFRIVMFQMANMTFSDSVGKVADTLIRLYYQEGEEIAQGKKINDKFTHEEIAKLIGCSRVTVTRALNKFRDENIIDIVNGEIIIKDIEKLEKYIRWK, from the coding sequence ATGTATGATAAATATTTTGAAACAAAGCGGCAGGAGAAAATGAGAAAATCATTTTTAGAAATTGGGGAAAAAGGAGCTATTAGAAAATATCCTAAAAATAGTTTAATAAAAATAGAAGGAGAAGATGTAATTTGTATTGTAATGAGCGGTAATATTAAGCAATCTATATATAGTATAGAAGGTGAAGAGAAAACTCTCTATTTACTTCAGAGTGGAGAAATATTTAAGGAGATGGATTATTTTTGTGGCGGAGAATCTAAATTTTTAACAAAGGCTTTGGTAGATAGTACTATATCTATACTACATAAAGAAGTAGTTGAACAAATACTTTTTGAAAATCCTAATATTTATAGGGATATAATCCATAGTATCACAAGAAAATTTAGAATAGTCATGTTTCAAATGGCTAATATGACTTTTAGTGATTCCGTTGGCAAAGTGGCAGATACACTTATAAGGCTATATTATCAAGAAGGAGAAGAAATTGCCCAAGGTAAAAAAATAAATGATAAGTTTACTCATGAAGAAATTGCTAAACTAATAGGTTGTTCAAGGGTTACAGTAACTAGAGCATTAAATAAATTTAGAGATGAAAATATTATAGATATTGTAAATGGTGAAATAATAATTAAAGATATAGAAAAATTAGAAAAATATATAAGATGGAAATAA
- a CDS encoding ABC transporter permease subunit, with the protein MKRYKEYYVPIFFLILSVLGIIASKASLNFILGELYDRFVRNEIFLLALIFPIMSGMGINFSITIGAMAAQMSMLFVIDIGFTPKLGFIIVILLSTVLSIVFGNIIGNLLNKAKGKEMIASMVIGFLGTSLYQIIFMVAYGTIIKPFNKDILLTRGIGVKSMLDIGEFKDLFNNILSIKIGDVKESLVPVIIIIIMGIIVHLITKSKIGYRMNAVGEDMYLAEKVGIDVDKTRKIAIIISTILASLAQIMFIQNLGILNVYTGHLNLDIFASAALLAGGATFKKANIKNAFIGIFLFHTLFIVSPLVGQNIFKNPALGEYFRSFIAYGTIVFALMINLKNVERNT; encoded by the coding sequence ATGAAAAGGTATAAGGAATATTATGTTCCAATATTTTTCTTGATTTTATCTGTTTTAGGAATTATTGCTTCTAAAGCAAGTTTAAATTTTATATTGGGAGAATTATATGATAGATTTGTAAGGAATGAAATATTTTTATTAGCTCTTATTTTTCCTATCATGTCAGGTATGGGTATTAACTTTTCTATTACAATAGGAGCAATGGCAGCCCAAATGTCTATGTTATTTGTAATAGATATTGGTTTTACTCCTAAATTAGGATTTATTATAGTGATATTGCTAAGCACAGTATTATCCATAGTATTTGGAAATATAATTGGCAATTTACTTAATAAGGCTAAAGGAAAAGAAATGATAGCAAGTATGGTAATAGGTTTTTTAGGAACCAGTTTATATCAAATAATATTTATGGTGGCATATGGTACCATAATAAAACCATTTAATAAAGATATCTTACTTACTAGGGGAATAGGTGTAAAAAGCATGTTAGATATTGGGGAATTTAAGGATCTATTTAATAATATATTATCTATAAAAATTGGAGATGTAAAAGAGTCTCTAGTGCCTGTAATAATCATTATAATAATGGGTATAATAGTACATTTAATCACTAAATCTAAAATTGGATATCGAATGAATGCAGTAGGTGAAGATATGTATTTAGCTGAAAAGGTAGGCATCGATGTAGATAAAACTAGGAAAATAGCAATAATAATATCTACTATATTAGCTTCATTAGCTCAAATTATGTTTATACAGAATTTAGGTATTTTAAACGTGTATACAGGTCATTTAAATTTAGATATATTTGCATCGGCAGCATTATTAGCAGGAGGTGCTACTTTTAAAAAAGCAAACATAAAAAATGCTTTTATTGGAATTTTTTTATTTCATACCTTATTTATTGTATCACCTTTAGTGGGACAAAATATATTTAAAAATCCAGCTCTTGGAGAGTATTTTAGAAGTTTTATAGCTTATGGAACAATAGTATTTGCTTTAATGATAAATTTAAAAAATGTAGAAAGAAATACATAA